The Pseudomonas iranensis genome includes a window with the following:
- a CDS encoding glycosyltransferase family 4 protein, with translation MFYAPASGGVRTYLDAKHRRLGERNAIRHSLLIPGARLGEHDGIFTVPAPALPFGKGYRFPLRLAPWRNVLQDLQPDLIEVGDPYLTAWAALDARRQLDVPVIGFYHSDLPLLAGNRMGHWVTPNVEAYVTRLYGNFDRVLAPSQVMADKLIGLGVRNVHVQPLGVDLHTFHPDARDPGLRAELGIAEDTRLLIFAGRGSKEKNLPVLLKCMQRLGPRYHLLLVGSSMPAAVPDNVSVIDEFCPAPKVARLMASADALLHAGDQETFGLVILEAMACGIPVVAVAAGAFEEIVNESCGLLCAPNNPQAMANAVRELFSRGCDRLGRQARQHVERHYAWDTVVDSLLSHYHAVLGHTLPRVANG, from the coding sequence GGCCAGCGGAGGCGTGCGGACTTATCTGGATGCCAAACACCGTCGCCTTGGCGAGCGCAATGCCATTCGCCACAGCCTGCTGATCCCCGGCGCGAGACTGGGTGAACATGACGGCATTTTCACGGTTCCGGCGCCCGCCCTGCCCTTCGGCAAAGGTTATCGCTTCCCCCTGCGCCTGGCGCCATGGCGAAACGTCTTGCAGGATCTGCAGCCGGATCTGATCGAAGTCGGCGATCCCTACCTCACCGCATGGGCAGCGCTGGATGCGCGGCGGCAGCTGGATGTGCCGGTGATCGGCTTTTATCACTCGGATCTGCCGCTGCTGGCGGGCAATCGCATGGGCCATTGGGTCACGCCGAATGTCGAGGCTTACGTGACTCGTCTGTACGGCAATTTCGATCGTGTGCTCGCGCCAAGCCAGGTCATGGCCGACAAGCTCATCGGGCTTGGCGTGCGCAATGTCCATGTGCAACCGCTGGGCGTGGATCTGCACACTTTCCATCCCGACGCCCGCGATCCTGGCTTGCGGGCTGAGCTGGGCATTGCCGAAGACACGCGCCTGCTGATCTTTGCCGGGCGCGGTTCCAAGGAGAAAAACCTGCCGGTGCTGCTCAAGTGCATGCAGCGCCTTGGTCCGCGTTATCACTTGTTGTTGGTCGGCTCGTCGATGCCTGCGGCGGTGCCGGACAACGTCAGCGTTATCGACGAATTCTGCCCGGCGCCGAAAGTCGCGCGGCTGATGGCCAGCGCCGATGCGCTGCTGCATGCCGGTGACCAGGAAACTTTCGGGCTGGTCATCCTTGAGGCCATGGCCTGCGGCATTCCCGTGGTGGCGGTGGCGGCCGGGGCGTTTGAAGAAATCGTCAACGAATCCTGCGGTCTGCTCTGCGCGCCGAACAATCCACAGGCCATGGCTAACGCCGTGCGTGAGCTGTTCAGTCGCGGCTGCGATCGGCTCGGCCGCCAGGCGCGCCAGCACGTCGAACGGCATTACGCCTGGGACACCGTGGTCGACAGTCTGCTCAGCCACTATCACGCGGTGCTCGGCCATACGCTGCCACGGGTGGCCAATGGTTGA
- a CDS encoding DUF2334 domain-containing protein — protein sequence MVENMKAVCLVLHDVAPSTWADYQPFVEAVDALGKVPMTWLVVPDFHRHDSLDANPAFRRVLDARVARGDELALHGYYHDDQEPLPNTPRDWFMRRVYTHEGEFYRLSREAALARLHAGLEMFQRYDWPVNGFVAPAWLMSDGTRQALRELPLSYTSDPQHLYRLPDFSAIAAPGLVWSARSAWRRGLSKILSDQREQRWREGSVIRLGLHPVDMRHRFSRDYWLHTLQRLLAEGRVPLTKIDWLARQRGQLERAA from the coding sequence ATGGTTGAGAACATGAAAGCGGTGTGCCTGGTATTGCACGACGTGGCGCCCTCGACCTGGGCGGACTACCAGCCCTTCGTCGAGGCTGTCGATGCCTTGGGCAAGGTGCCGATGACCTGGCTGGTGGTTCCGGACTTCCATCGCCACGATTCGCTCGATGCCAACCCAGCGTTTCGCCGAGTGCTCGATGCCCGTGTCGCCCGAGGCGACGAACTGGCGCTGCACGGCTACTACCATGACGATCAGGAGCCCCTGCCGAACACCCCGCGCGACTGGTTCATGCGCCGGGTCTACACCCATGAAGGCGAGTTCTATCGCTTGTCCCGCGAAGCAGCCCTGGCCCGCCTGCACGCGGGTCTGGAGATGTTTCAGCGCTACGACTGGCCGGTGAATGGCTTCGTCGCCCCGGCCTGGCTGATGAGCGACGGCACCCGCCAAGCCTTGCGCGAATTGCCGCTCAGCTACACCAGCGATCCGCAGCATCTTTATCGCTTGCCCGACTTCAGCGCCATCGCTGCACCCGGGCTGGTGTGGAGTGCGCGCAGTGCCTGGCGGCGCGGCTTGTCGAAAATCCTCAGCGACCAGCGCGAACAGCGCTGGCGCGAGGGATCGGTGATTCGCCTGGGGCTGCATCCGGTGGACATGCGTCACCGTTTTTCTCGCGATTACTGGTTGCACACGCTGCAACGCCTGCTGGCGGAGGGACGCGTGCCGCTGACCAAAATCGACTGGCTGGCCCGACAGCGCGGACAACTGGAACGCGCAGCATGA
- a CDS encoding lysylphosphatidylglycerol synthase transmembrane domain-containing protein has translation MKRSLLLLIGLLAAVLIPVLLGGGETWARLRSFPLHWLLIMFGMILLCWGINTLRLRLLLGDQREKVAPLKSLGVVMAAEFAYCATPGGSGGPLTIMALLARCGVRPARGSAVFAMDQLSDLLFFLCALSGILIYALFQHLSDRLEWLLTVSAVSLFGGLFSCVLIARYHRALIRLSGRLLAGMNITARTRRRWARKLLHFLAAFTDTLKLPWQTLVQVFALTCVHWLLRYSVLYLALRGLGADLQWAWSFLVQMLSLGAGQFSLLPGGAGAAELTSAALLAPMVGKSTAAAAILIWRVVTYYFYLLVGGPVFVLMLGKPLLKKLMNVRQAS, from the coding sequence ATGAAGCGCAGCCTGTTGTTGCTGATCGGCCTGCTCGCGGCGGTGCTGATTCCGGTGCTGCTCGGCGGCGGCGAAACCTGGGCGCGCCTGCGCAGTTTTCCGCTGCACTGGCTGTTGATCATGTTCGGCATGATTCTGCTGTGCTGGGGCATCAATACGTTGCGCCTGCGTTTGTTGCTCGGCGACCAACGTGAAAAAGTCGCGCCATTGAAAAGCCTTGGCGTGGTGATGGCCGCCGAGTTCGCGTACTGCGCCACGCCGGGTGGCAGCGGCGGGCCGCTGACGATCATGGCCCTGCTCGCCCGTTGCGGCGTGCGTCCGGCGCGGGGCAGCGCGGTGTTTGCCATGGATCAGCTCAGCGATCTGCTGTTCTTTCTCTGCGCCCTGAGCGGGATTCTGATTTACGCGCTGTTCCAGCACCTGAGCGATCGTCTCGAGTGGCTGCTGACCGTCAGCGCCGTTTCGCTGTTTGGCGGTTTGTTCAGTTGCGTGTTGATCGCGCGTTATCACCGAGCGTTGATTCGCCTGAGCGGGCGGCTGTTGGCGGGGATGAACATTACGGCACGCACTCGCCGTCGCTGGGCGCGCAAGTTGCTGCACTTCCTCGCGGCATTTACTGATACCTTGAAACTGCCCTGGCAAACGCTGGTTCAGGTTTTTGCTCTGACCTGCGTGCACTGGCTGCTGCGCTACAGCGTGCTGTATCTGGCCTTGCGCGGGCTCGGCGCGGATTTGCAGTGGGCATGGAGTTTTCTGGTGCAGATGCTTTCGCTCGGCGCCGGTCAATTCAGCCTGTTACCTGGCGGCGCGGGAGCCGCAGAATTGACCTCCGCCGCGCTGCTCGCACCCATGGTGGGCAAGTCCACCGCAGCGGCGGCGATCCTGATCTGGCGCGTGGTGACGTATTACTTCTATCTGCTGGTGGGCGGGCCGGTGTTCGTATTGATGCTGGGCAAGCCGTTGCTGAAGAAGTTGATGAACGTCAGGCAGGCTTCTTAG
- the purU gene encoding formyltetrahydrofolate deformylase has product MRTFRLVISCPDRVGIVAKVSNFLASHNGWITEASHHSDNQVGWFFMRHEIRADSLPFGIEELREKFAPIAEEFSMDWRITDTEQKKRVVLMASRESHCLADLLHRWHSDELDCEIACVISNHDDLRSMVEWHGIPYYHVPVNPQDKQPAFDEVSRLVKQHDAEVVVLARYMQILPPDMCREYAHKVINIHHSFLPSFVGAKPYHQASLRGVKLIGATCHYVTEELDAGPIIEQDVVRVSHSDSIEDMVRFGRDVEKMVLARGLRYHLEDRVLVHGNKTVVF; this is encoded by the coding sequence ATGCGCACTTTTCGGCTGGTGATCTCTTGCCCGGACCGCGTTGGCATCGTTGCCAAAGTCAGTAATTTTCTGGCCTCTCATAATGGCTGGATCACCGAAGCGAGCCACCACTCTGACAATCAAGTGGGCTGGTTCTTCATGCGTCACGAAATCCGTGCCGATTCCCTGCCGTTCGGTATTGAAGAGTTGCGCGAGAAGTTCGCGCCGATCGCCGAAGAGTTCTCGATGGACTGGCGCATCACCGACACCGAGCAGAAAAAACGCGTGGTGCTGATGGCCAGCCGCGAATCCCACTGCCTGGCCGACCTGCTGCACCGCTGGCACAGCGATGAACTGGATTGCGAAATCGCCTGCGTGATCTCCAACCATGACGACCTGCGCAGCATGGTCGAGTGGCACGGCATCCCGTACTACCACGTGCCGGTCAATCCGCAGGACAAGCAGCCGGCATTCGACGAAGTGTCGCGCCTGGTCAAACAGCACGACGCCGAAGTGGTGGTGCTGGCGCGCTACATGCAGATCCTGCCGCCGGACATGTGCCGCGAATACGCGCACAAAGTCATCAACATCCACCACAGCTTCCTGCCATCGTTCGTCGGCGCCAAGCCGTATCACCAGGCGTCCCTGCGTGGTGTGAAACTGATCGGCGCAACCTGCCATTACGTGACCGAAGAGCTGGACGCCGGCCCGATCATCGAGCAGGACGTGGTGCGTGTCAGCCACAGCGACAGCATCGAAGACATGGTGCGTTTCGGCCGTGACGTCGAGAAGATGGTGCTGGCCCGCGGCCTGCGTTATCACCTGGAAGACCGCGTGCTGGTGCACGGCAACAAGACGGTTGTGTTCTGA
- the mvaT gene encoding histone-like nucleoid-structuring protein MvaT, whose product MSLINEYRATEEAIKELQARLKNLSEDDKLQAELEFEGKLRTLMGEYSKSLRDIIALLDPEAKSKAPRGGAVKTTGTKRARKVKQYKNPHNGEVIETKGGNHKTLKEWKAKWGGDVVEGWATLLG is encoded by the coding sequence ATGTCCTTGATCAACGAATATCGCGCCACCGAAGAAGCCATCAAAGAGCTGCAAGCCCGTCTGAAGAACCTGTCCGAAGACGACAAACTGCAAGCCGAACTGGAATTCGAAGGCAAACTGCGCACGCTGATGGGTGAATACTCCAAGTCGCTGCGTGACATCATCGCGCTGCTGGATCCAGAAGCCAAATCCAAGGCTCCACGTGGCGGCGCAGTAAAAACTACCGGCACCAAGCGTGCACGCAAAGTTAAGCAATACAAAAACCCGCACAACGGTGAAGTCATCGAAACCAAAGGTGGCAACCACAAGACTCTGAAAGAGTGGAAAGCCAAGTGGGGCGGCGACGTGGTTGAAGGCTGGGCTACCCTGCTGGGCTAA
- the sbcB gene encoding exodeoxyribonuclease I, with amino-acid sequence MTSIFWYDYETTGINPRNDRPLQVAGIRTDHALNEIDEPVNLYCQPSEDILPHPAACAITGITPGQLAEKGLSEADFMTRVHAQLATPGTCGAGYNTLRFDDEMTRYSLYRNFFDPYAREWQGGNSRWDLIDVVRAAYALRPDGLVWPTDDEGRVTLKLERLTAANNIDHGHAHEALSDVRATIALARLIREKQPKLYEWLFQLRSKQKVMDQIRLLQPLVHVSGRFSAARSYVGVVLPLAWHPKNRNALIVCDLHLDPQGLLDLDAQALRQRLYTRRDELAEGELPVPLKLIHINRCPVVAPLAVLRAQDQQRLGLDMALYQERAVRLTDAQQVWKDKVAAIYASEDFTPSEDPEQQLYDGFIGDRDRRLCEQVRTADPAQLAQEQWPFDDERLPELLFRYRARNFPDTLDVAEQERWKLFCQQRLTQPEAGAPNTVQSFIEAAEQWSLSASPMQREVLNDWQNYVQALRKRLNL; translated from the coding sequence GTGACTTCAATCTTCTGGTACGACTACGAAACCACTGGCATCAATCCGCGCAACGACCGACCGCTGCAAGTGGCCGGGATTCGCACCGACCATGCGCTCAACGAAATCGACGAGCCGGTCAATCTCTATTGCCAGCCCAGCGAAGACATCCTGCCACACCCGGCGGCGTGCGCGATCACTGGTATCACCCCCGGTCAGCTCGCTGAAAAAGGCCTGAGCGAAGCCGATTTCATGACTCGCGTGCATGCGCAACTGGCCACACCGGGGACCTGTGGCGCCGGTTACAACACCTTGCGTTTCGACGACGAGATGACCCGCTACAGCCTGTATCGCAATTTCTTCGACCCCTATGCCCGTGAATGGCAGGGTGGCAACAGTCGCTGGGATCTGATTGATGTGGTGCGCGCCGCTTACGCATTGCGCCCGGACGGTCTGGTCTGGCCGACCGATGATGAAGGCCGCGTGACCCTCAAGCTCGAACGCCTCACGGCGGCCAACAATATCGATCACGGGCACGCTCACGAGGCGCTGTCGGATGTGCGCGCCACCATCGCGTTGGCGCGGCTGATTCGCGAGAAACAACCCAAGCTCTACGAGTGGCTGTTCCAGTTGCGCAGCAAACAAAAGGTGATGGATCAGATCCGCCTGTTGCAGCCACTGGTGCATGTGTCCGGGCGTTTCTCGGCGGCGCGCAGTTATGTCGGCGTGGTGCTGCCGCTGGCCTGGCACCCGAAGAATCGCAACGCCCTGATCGTCTGTGATCTGCATCTTGATCCGCAGGGGTTGCTGGACCTCGATGCGCAAGCCTTGCGTCAGCGTCTTTATACCCGTCGCGATGAGTTGGCCGAAGGTGAGTTACCGGTACCGCTCAAGCTGATTCATATCAATCGTTGCCCGGTTGTAGCGCCGCTGGCGGTATTGCGCGCGCAAGACCAGCAGCGCCTTGGGCTGGACATGGCGCTTTATCAGGAGCGGGCTGTGCGACTAACTGACGCACAACAAGTCTGGAAAGATAAAGTCGCGGCGATTTATGCCAGCGAAGATTTCACTCCCAGCGAAGATCCCGAGCAGCAGTTGTACGATGGATTTATCGGTGATCGTGATCGTCGTTTATGCGAACAAGTTCGAACGGCCGACCCTGCGCAATTGGCGCAAGAGCAGTGGCCTTTCGATGATGAACGTTTGCCTGAATTACTTTTTCGATATCGAGCACGCAACTTTCCGGACACCCTGGATGTGGCCGAGCAAGAGCGCTGGAAATTATTTTGTCAGCAGCGCCTTACGCAACCCGAGGCAGGTGCGCCGAATACCGTGCAGTCATTTATCGAGGCCGCCGAGCAATGGTCGCTTAGTGCGTCACCGATGCAGCGAGAGGTGCTCAATGACTGGCAGAATTATGTCCAGGCATTACGCAAACGTTTGAATCTGTGA
- a CDS encoding RDD family protein, translated as MLEPTAPRRKAPLDTRHQVETPEGIDLPLRPAGLMVRAVAFAIDLGIRGLILGVLFIALAFLGKLGMGLGSLLLFAISWWYMVLFEVLRQGRSPGKQWLGLRVVHDDGTPIGWSASLLRNLLRFVDLLPLGYFLGALSCLQHPTFKRLGDIAAGTLVVYSERPLSRPQLPDAEPRRCPVPLTLSEQRAVLGFAERQAELSPARVNELAALLAQPLHISAPKAVSELNGIARGLLGPTP; from the coding sequence ATGCTCGAGCCCACAGCACCGCGAAGGAAAGCACCGCTGGATACGCGCCATCAGGTCGAAACGCCAGAAGGCATCGACCTGCCGTTGCGTCCCGCTGGGCTGATGGTGCGCGCCGTGGCGTTTGCCATCGATCTGGGCATTCGCGGCTTGATCCTCGGCGTGCTGTTCATCGCGCTGGCATTTCTCGGCAAGCTCGGCATGGGCCTCGGTTCCTTGCTGCTGTTTGCCATCAGCTGGTGGTACATGGTGTTGTTCGAGGTGCTGCGTCAGGGCCGCTCGCCGGGCAAGCAATGGCTGGGTTTGCGCGTGGTACACGATGACGGCACGCCGATCGGTTGGTCGGCCTCGCTATTGCGCAACCTGCTGCGTTTTGTCGATTTGCTGCCCTTAGGCTATTTCCTCGGAGCGCTCAGTTGCCTGCAACACCCGACCTTCAAACGCCTCGGCGACATTGCCGCCGGCACCTTGGTGGTATACAGCGAGCGGCCGCTGAGCCGACCGCAATTACCTGATGCCGAACCTCGTCGCTGCCCCGTTCCACTGACCTTGAGCGAACAACGCGCGGTACTCGGTTTCGCCGAGCGTCAGGCCGAACTCTCTCCCGCACGGGTCAACGAGCTGGCGGCATTGCTGGCGCAGCCGCTGCACATCTCTGCGCCCAAAGCCGTGTCTGAACTCAATGGCATCGCGCGCGGCCTGTTGGGGCCGACCCCATGA
- a CDS encoding stage II sporulation protein M, whose protein sequence is MKQSLFESRHKAEWERFAVALERLEHGKDTAQVSDFPKAYRRLCQHLALAQARGYSSFLIDSLQQQVLRGHQQLYRHRSRLGALIISFILADFPRLVREQWRFVAAASLLFFGSLIGFGVLVYLNPELIYNLIPAEQVREMQGMYDPVAGHLGRSAERAASEDWVMFGYYVMHNTGIAFQMFASGLLMGVGSAFFLLYNGMIIGAVAGHLSEIGFGQTFWSFVIGHGAFELTAIALAGAAGLKLGWALIAPGCLTRGEALRLAARKSVLLVCGVMLFLLIAAFIEAYWSSKTSVTPLTKYAVGTALWLAVAVYLLFAGRTRHAPE, encoded by the coding sequence ATGAAGCAGAGCCTGTTCGAAAGTCGCCACAAGGCCGAATGGGAGCGTTTCGCCGTGGCGCTTGAACGCCTCGAACACGGCAAGGATACGGCGCAAGTCAGCGATTTTCCCAAGGCCTATCGACGTCTCTGCCAACATCTGGCTCTGGCCCAGGCGCGTGGCTACAGCAGTTTTCTGATCGATTCATTACAGCAGCAAGTGCTGCGCGGCCATCAACAGCTCTATCGGCATCGCAGTCGCCTCGGGGCGCTCATCATCAGCTTTATCCTCGCCGACTTCCCGCGACTGGTGCGCGAACAGTGGCGCTTTGTTGCGGCCGCCAGCCTGTTGTTCTTCGGCAGTCTGATCGGTTTCGGCGTGCTGGTTTATCTGAACCCGGAACTGATCTACAACCTGATTCCGGCCGAACAGGTGCGCGAGATGCAAGGCATGTACGACCCCGTCGCCGGCCACCTCGGACGCTCGGCCGAGCGAGCGGCCAGCGAAGACTGGGTAATGTTCGGCTATTACGTGATGCACAACACAGGCATCGCCTTCCAGATGTTCGCCAGCGGTTTGCTGATGGGTGTGGGCAGTGCATTTTTCCTGCTTTACAACGGCATGATCATCGGCGCGGTGGCGGGGCATCTCAGCGAAATCGGTTTTGGCCAGACCTTCTGGTCGTTCGTCATCGGTCACGGCGCATTCGAACTAACGGCGATTGCCCTCGCCGGAGCGGCGGGCCTCAAATTGGGCTGGGCGCTGATTGCACCGGGCTGCCTGACACGCGGCGAGGCACTCCGGCTGGCTGCGCGCAAGAGCGTGTTGCTGGTGTGCGGGGTCATGCTGTTCCTGCTGATCGCCGCTTTTATCGAGGCTTACTGGTCGTCGAAAACCAGTGTCACGCCGCTGACCAAATACGCCGTCGGCACCGCGCTGTGGCTGGCCGTCGCGGTGTATCTGCTGTTTGCCGGAAGGACCCGCCATGCGCCTGAGTGA
- a CDS encoding DUF4129 domain-containing protein, with the protein MRLSDASVVIRPRTTWEAMDLGVLMSQQHRRLLMTSWAIVTLPLFAVLSLLLWDSPSLAVFIFWWLKPAFERLPLYILSKALFGETPTLKQALREWPRLLRPQVLASLTWRRLSLSRSFVLPVTQLEGLDGEARQQRLQVLLQRNGGAAQWLTIIGVHLETALWIGLMLLFYMLLPQQIETDWDWQSLLLAADQDWRWLEHLTNAFYALILVVWEPVYVACGFSLYLNRRTQLEAWDIELVFRRLRQRLNNGVLGVLLAACLLLPNLQPVWASDAPDAPRLLNQPLTSQASRDSIQSLLEQPPFKNKESVTRYRFGDDPASPAKDAQAGEAPQWLKTLLGWLDGRHLDTLAGVIEVLLWGALIAALGWLAWRYREFLRAFVSRRPNLPARSKPPTSPQVFGLDLSRETLPDDIASSAEQLWLSEPRAALGLLYRGLLSRLLHDFDLTLKAADTESQILKRIEQLQRPDLLAYSRNLTVHWQNMAYGHRLPAAHLQAELCNGWRELFGKGSGH; encoded by the coding sequence ATGCGCCTGAGTGACGCCAGCGTAGTGATCCGCCCGCGCACGACCTGGGAAGCCATGGACCTGGGCGTACTGATGAGCCAGCAGCATCGGCGGTTGTTGATGACCAGTTGGGCGATCGTCACCCTGCCGCTGTTCGCCGTCCTCAGCCTGTTGCTGTGGGATTCGCCGTCGTTGGCGGTGTTCATTTTCTGGTGGCTGAAACCGGCCTTCGAACGCCTGCCGTTGTACATCCTCTCCAAAGCGCTGTTCGGCGAAACCCCGACGCTCAAGCAAGCCCTGCGTGAATGGCCGCGCCTGCTCAGGCCGCAAGTGCTGGCGAGTCTGACCTGGCGACGACTGAGCCTGAGTCGCAGCTTTGTACTGCCGGTGACGCAACTCGAAGGCCTCGACGGCGAGGCCCGACAACAACGTCTGCAGGTGCTGCTGCAACGCAACGGCGGCGCCGCGCAATGGCTGACGATTATCGGCGTGCATCTGGAGACAGCACTGTGGATCGGCTTGATGCTGCTGTTCTACATGCTCTTGCCGCAGCAGATCGAGACCGACTGGGACTGGCAATCACTGTTGCTCGCCGCCGATCAGGACTGGCGCTGGCTGGAGCACCTGACCAACGCTTTTTATGCGCTGATCCTGGTGGTCTGGGAGCCGGTTTATGTTGCCTGCGGCTTCAGCCTCTACCTGAACCGCCGCACACAACTGGAAGCCTGGGACATCGAGTTGGTCTTCCGCCGTTTGCGCCAGCGCTTGAACAACGGCGTGCTCGGTGTGTTGCTGGCCGCGTGCCTGTTGCTGCCGAACCTGCAACCGGTATGGGCCAGCGATGCGCCGGATGCTCCTCGGTTGTTGAATCAGCCGCTGACCAGTCAGGCCTCGCGCGACAGTATTCAGTCGCTGCTCGAACAACCGCCGTTCAAGAACAAGGAAAGCGTCACCCGCTACCGCTTTGGCGACGACCCGGCAAGTCCGGCCAAAGACGCGCAAGCGGGTGAGGCACCGCAGTGGCTGAAAACCCTGCTCGGCTGGCTCGATGGTCGGCACCTCGATACCCTCGCCGGCGTGATTGAGGTGCTGCTGTGGGGCGCGCTGATCGCGGCGCTGGGCTGGCTGGCCTGGCGTTATCGCGAATTCCTCCGGGCTTTCGTCAGCCGCCGCCCGAACCTGCCTGCGCGCAGCAAACCGCCGACGTCGCCACAAGTCTTCGGCCTCGATCTGAGCCGTGAAACCCTGCCGGATGACATTGCCAGCAGCGCCGAACAATTGTGGCTGAGCGAACCTCGCGCCGCGCTGGGCCTGCTCTATCGCGGCCTGCTCAGCCGTCTGCTGCATGATTTTGACCTGACGCTGAAAGCCGCCGACACCGAGAGCCAGATCCTCAAACGCATTGAGCAATTACAACGCCCGGACCTGCTCGCCTACAGCCGCAACCTCACTGTTCACTGGCAGAACATGGCCTACGGGCACCGACTTCCAGCTGCGCACCTGCAAGCAGAGCTGTGCAACGGCTGGCGTGAATTGTTCGGCAAAGGATCCGGGCATTGA
- a CDS encoding DUF4350 domain-containing protein — protein MNRRIGWSLAALALVLLGGLSLFLYLKARPYQETVDHGPSPAAQANPYLAAEMFLRERGLAVSHAETLAVLPQIDPHSHTLLLFGERARMTPREVDQVLNWTRAGGRLVFVAESLWDAQTRQSNDLLLDRVQLQQSLSKDLKDAPQAVEKDRYPKLTKLYLEDEDAPAYAGFDTDFHLDDPNNVAQAWANSAKATHMMQRVYGLGTITVVTDAELWKTGAIGKYDNAWLLWYLSADTDVTLIYNTAHDGLWTLLWRYFPQAIVALLALIGLWLWQAGVRHGPVQMPAPAGRRQLLEHLRASADFLLRHNGQQALLQALQQDILRSARRRHPGFDQLNVAEQWLALSRLTRQPTRAISQALSPRPKQRLSSAEFSRQVAHLQTLRNAL, from the coding sequence TTGAACCGGCGCATCGGCTGGTCGTTGGCTGCGCTGGCGCTTGTGCTGCTGGGCGGCTTGAGCCTGTTCCTCTACCTCAAGGCCCGGCCCTATCAGGAAACCGTCGATCACGGCCCCTCGCCTGCCGCGCAAGCCAATCCTTATCTGGCGGCGGAAATGTTCCTGCGCGAGCGCGGCCTCGCGGTCAGTCACGCCGAGACCCTGGCGGTACTGCCGCAGATCGATCCGCACAGCCACACCTTGTTGTTGTTCGGCGAGCGCGCGCGGATGACGCCGCGTGAAGTCGATCAGGTGCTGAACTGGACTCGCGCCGGCGGACGCTTGGTATTTGTCGCGGAATCGCTGTGGGATGCGCAAACCCGGCAAAGTAATGATCTGCTGCTCGACCGGGTGCAACTGCAGCAATCGCTGAGCAAGGATCTGAAAGATGCTCCGCAAGCAGTGGAAAAGGACCGCTACCCGAAACTCACCAAGCTCTATCTGGAAGACGAAGACGCGCCGGCCTACGCCGGTTTCGACACCGACTTCCACCTCGACGACCCGAACAATGTCGCGCAAGCCTGGGCCAACAGCGCCAAGGCCACGCACATGATGCAACGGGTGTACGGCCTCGGCACGATCACCGTGGTCACCGATGCCGAGTTATGGAAAACCGGCGCTATCGGCAAGTACGACAACGCCTGGCTGCTCTGGTACCTGAGCGCCGACACCGACGTCACGCTGATTTACAACACGGCGCACGATGGCTTGTGGACCTTGCTCTGGCGCTACTTCCCGCAGGCCATCGTCGCCCTGCTCGCCTTGATCGGCCTGTGGTTGTGGCAGGCCGGCGTGCGTCACGGCCCGGTGCAAATGCCGGCGCCAGCAGGTCGCCGCCAACTGCTGGAGCATCTGCGTGCCAGTGCCGACTTCCTGCTGCGCCACAACGGCCAGCAGGCGCTGCTGCAAGCCTTGCAACAAGACATCCTGCGCAGCGCCCGCCGCCGCCATCCCGGTTTCGATCAATTGAATGTGGCCGAGCAATGGCTGGCGTTATCGCGCCTGACCCGGCAACCCACCCGCGCCATCAGCCAGGCCCTGAGCCCACGTCCGAAGCAGCGTTTGTCCAGCGCCGAATTCAGCCGCCAGGTCGCTCATCTGCAAACCTTGAGGAACGCGTTATGA